From Vitis vinifera cultivar Pinot Noir 40024 chromosome 14, ASM3070453v1, a single genomic window includes:
- the LOC104881456 gene encoding disease resistance protein At4g27190, protein MDALGDDKIKMIGVWGMGGVGKTTLVKQVAERAKQGKLFTTEVYIDVSWTRDLEKPQRGISNIQKKIAEMLGLKFTGEDESTRAIELMHGLKKQNILLILDDIWKVIDLEQVGIPCKDDRMACKVVLTSRQHGMLSKDMGTCKDFHVNHLCDEEAWKLFQRTASDFEQEHELRPIATEVFKKCEGLPVAIVTIATALKGEGVAVWRNALQELRMSTPTNIEGVTENVYSCLEWSYKHLKSAEAKSLFLLIGSLGNGDIPLDDLLKYGMGLDLFSKIDSLEHARDRIVSLVRILKSSSLLLDALEDDKYYDRAPSLLFVEEGNGFVKMHDVVRDVAKLIASKHLHQFEVDGVVRSQEWEKSGAEPRNCTGVALNREIVQAYF, encoded by the coding sequence ATGGATGCATTGGGAGATGATAAGATCAAGATGATTGGAGTTTGGGGGATGGGCGGTGTGGGCAAAACCACACTGGTTAAACAAGTAGCCGAACGAGCAAAGCAAGGGAAGCTGTTCACAACAGAAGTCTACATAGATGTATCCTGGACTCGAGACCTGGAAAAACCTCAACGAGGAATTTctaatattcaaaaaaaaattgcagaGATGTTAGGCTTGAAATTTACGGGGGAGGATGAGTCCACAAGAGCAATTGAACTGATGCATGGACTGAAGAAGCAGAACATCCTTCTTATCTTAGATGATATTTGGAAGGTGATAGATCTGGAGCAAGTTGGAATTCCTTGTAAAGATGATCGGATGGCATGCAAAGTAGTGTTGACGTCAAGACAGCATGGCATGTTATCTAAGGATATGGGTACTTGTAAGGACTTCCATGTTAATCATCTGTGTGATGAGGAAGCTTGGAAATTATTTCAGAGGACTGCAAGTGATTTCGAGCAGGAGCATGAATTGCGGCCCATAGCAACTGAAGTATTCAAAAAATGTGAGGGTCTTCCAGTAGCTATTGTAACAATTGCAACGGCGCTAAAGGGTGAGGGAGTGGCTGTATGGAGGAATGCCTTGCAGGAGCTGAGAATGTCTACACCAACAAACATAGAAGGAGTGACTGAAAATGTGTACTCGTGTCTGGAGTGGAGCTACAAGCATTTGAAAAGTGCTGAAGCGAAGTCATTGTTCTTGCTCATTGGTTCACTGGGCAATGGTGATATTCCATTGGATGACTTGTTAAAATATGGCATGGGTTTGGATTTGTTTAGTAAGATCGATTCATTGGAGCACGCAAGAGATAGAATAGTTTCCCTGGTGAGAATTCTTAAATCCTCAAGCCTGTTGCTTGATGCACTTGAAGATGATAAATACTATGATAGAGCTCCAAGCTTGCTTTTTGTGGAGGAAGGTAACGGGTTTGTCAAAATGCATGACGTGGTTCGTGATGTTGCCAAATTAATTGCATCGAAACATCTTCATCAATTTGAGGTGGACGGAGTTGTTAGATCACAAGAATGGGAAAAGAGTGGCGCTGAACCGAGAAATTGTACAGGAGTGGCGCTGAACCGAGAAATTGTACAGGCATATTTTTGA
- the LOC104881440 gene encoding uncharacterized protein LOC104881440 — translation MENIRTIWDTCEEEICLDGQNVKSVRKKDPQGYLAFQNLNSLSLYDCTSLKYVFPASIVKGLEQLKDLQIHDCGVEYIVSNENGVEAVPLFLFPRLTSLTLFCLGHLRRFGQEKYTLTCSLLKKLEVYWCDKVIVLFQEKSVEGELDKQPLFVVEENAFPNLEELRVGSKGLVEIWRGQYSSESFGKLRVLSIENCDDISVVIPCSKLPVLQNLEILKVSRCKSVEEVMQGEELAGEKIPRLTNISLCALPMLMHLSSLQPILQNLHSLEVFYCENLRNLVSPSMAKRLVNLKNLWIAVCFSVKEIVRDDGSEATDDVSFTKLEKLRLRDLVNLESFSSASSTFKFPSLEEVYIKRLASLTHLYKIIPGQNLQKLRILELLGCENLEILLTLSMVKTLEQLTVSDCDKVKVIVESEGGEATGNEAVHTKLRRLKLQNLPNLKSFCSARYCIIFRSLTFVDIKECPQMEFFCQGDSFTPSLESVWMNNRREILENDLNTIIHKFTERHSKGEVHDEEDAEEGDSEEQHHGVEDSVEEDTEEEDSGGGS, via the exons ATGGAAAATATCAGAACAATATGGGACACGTGTGAGGAAGAAATTTGTTTAGATGGTCAAAATGTGAAGAGCGTGAGGAAGAAGGATCCCCAAGGATATCTTGcctttcaaaatctaaattcATTGAGCCTTTATGATTGTACTTCCTTGAAATATGTTTTTCCGGCTTCAATTGTGAAGGGTCTTGAGCAACTTAAGGACCTACAGATACATGATTGTGGAGTGGAGTATATTGTTTCAAATGAAAATGGAGTTGAAGCAGTGCCTTTGTTTCTTTTCCCTAGACTAACCTCTCTCACACTTTTTTGTTTAGGCCACCTCAGAAGGTTCGGCCAGGAGAAGTATACTTTGACTTGTTCACTGTTGAAGAAATTGGAAGTATATTGGTGTGATAAAGTGATCGtactttttcaagaaaaaagtGTTGAAGGTGAACTTGATAAACAACCTCTTTTTGTGGTCGAAGAG AACGCATTTCCTAATTTGGAGGAACTGCGGGTGGGCTCAAAGGGCCTCGTGGAGATATGGCGGGGCCAATATTCAAGTGAGTCATTTGGAAAACTAAGAGTTTTAAGTATAGAAAATTGTGACGATATTTCAGTTGTGATCCCCTGCAGTAAGCTGCCAGTATTACAGAATCTAGAGATACTTAAGGTGTCTCGTTGTAAGTCAGTGGAAGAGGTAATGCAAGGTGAAGAGCTTGCGGGTGAGAAAATTCCCCGGTTAACTAATATATCCTTGTGTGCATTGCCTATGCTTATGCATCTATCCAGCTTACagccaattcttcaaaatcttcATTCTCTGGAGGTATTTTACtgtgaaaatttgagaaatttggTATCACCCTCGATGGCTAAAAGACTAGTGAATCTCAAAAACCTTTGGATTGCGGTGTGCTTCAGTGTGAAGGAAATAGTACGAGATGATGGGAGTGAAGCTACAGATGATGTCAGTTTCACTAAGTTAGAGAAGCTACGACTTCGTGATTTAGTAAATCTGGAAAGCTTCTCCTCTGCAAGTAGCACCTTCAAATTCCCGTCCTTGGAAGAAGTATACATAAAGAGACTAGCAAGTCTCACACATCTATACAAGATAATCCCTGGCCAGAATCTTCAAAAGCTTCGTATTCTAGAATTATTGGGTTGTGAGAACTTGGAAATTTTGTTAACACTGTCAATGGTTAAGACACTTGAACAGCTTACTGTGAGCGACTGTGATAAGGTGAAAGTAATAGTTGAAAGTGAAGGAGGTGAAGCAACGGGTAATGAGGCTGTTCACACCAAATTACGAAGGCTAAAACTTCAGAATTTACCAAATCTGAAAAGCTTTTGCTCAGCAAGATACTGCATCATATTCCGATCCTTGACATTCGTGGATATCAAGGAATGCCCTCAGATGGAATTTTTTTGCCAGGGAGACTCATTCACACCAAGTTTAGAGTCTGTATGGATGAATAACCGGCGGGAAATTTTGGAGAATGACCTGAATACTATCATACATAAGTTTACGGAAAGG